From Amia ocellicauda isolate fAmiCal2 chromosome 12, fAmiCal2.hap1, whole genome shotgun sequence, a single genomic window includes:
- the LOC136764458 gene encoding mucin-2, translating into MATTVFEVPDAEQTTSTTPTTANTAPTTTIEAQTTTIEAPITNTTTAPTTTTTAPTTTIEAPISNITTARATTIKAPITTIEAPISNTTTAPTTTIEAPITTIEALTTTIEAPISNTTTAPTTTIEAPTTTKTTAPTTTIEAPISNTTTAPTTTTEAPTTTIEAPTTTTTTAPTTTSEALTTTTTTAPTTKIEAPTTTTTAPTTTIDSPISNTTTAPTTTIEAPTTTTTTAPTTTIEALTTTTPIAPTTITEAPSTTTEALTTTIEAPTTTTEALTTTIEAPTTTTTTAPTTTIEAPSTTTEALTTTIEAPTTTIEALTTTIEAPISNTTTAPTTTIEAPSTTIEALTTTIEAPISNTTTAPTTTIEAPISNTTTAPTTTTETPTTTIEASTKTTEAPTNTKTIAPTTTIEAPTTNTATASTTTVEAPTTTIEAPTTTKTTAPTTTIEAPTTTIEAPISNTTTAPTTTTEAPTTTIEAPTTTTTTAPTTTIEAPISNTTTASTTTVEAPTTTIEAPTTTKTTAPTTTIEAPISNTTTAPTTTTEAPTTTIEAPTTTTTTAPTTTIEAPTTTIEAPISNTTTAPTTTTEAPTTTIEAPTTTTTTAPTTTIEAPISNTTTAPTTTIEAPTTTIEAPSTTTEALTTTIEAPTTTIQALTTTIQALTTTIEAPISNTTTAPTTTIEAPSTKLEALTTTIEAPISNTTTAPTTTIEAPISNTTTAPTTTTETPTTTIEASTKTTEAPTNTKTIAPTTTIEAPTTNTATASTTTVEAPTTTIEAPTTTKTTAPTTTIEAPTTTIEAPISNTTTAPTTTTEAPTTTIEAPTTTTTTAPTTTIEAPISNTTTASTTTVEAPTTTIEAPTTTKTTAPTTTIEAPISNTTTAPTTTTEAPTTTIEAPTTTTTTAPTTTIEAPTTTIEAPISNTTTAPTTTTEAPTTTIEAPTTTTTTAPTTTIEAPTTTIEALTTTIEAPISNTTTAPTTTIEAPSTTTTAPTTTIEAPISNTTTAPTTTIEAPISNTTTAPTTTTETPTTTIEASTKTIEAPTTNTATAPTTTIQALTTTIQALTTTIEAPISNTTTAPTTTIEAPSTKLEALTTTIEAPISNTTTAPTTTIEAPISNTTTAPTTTTETPTTTIEASTKTIEAPTTTKTIAPTTTIEAPTTNTATASTTTIEAPTTTIEAPTTTTTTAPTTTIEALTTTIPIAPTTTTEALTTTTEAPTTTTTTAPTTTIEAPTTTIEALTTTIEAPISNTTTAPTTTIEAPSTTTTAPTTTIEAPSTTTTAPTTTIEAPISNTTTAPTTTIEAPISNTTTAPTTTTETPTTTIEASTKTIEAPTTTIEAPTTTKTTALTTTIEAPTTTIEAPISNKTTAPTTTTEAPTTTIEAPTTTTTTAPTTTIEAPTTTIEALTTRIEAPTTTTTTALNTTILGPTTIIEVSTTTTTAAPNTTIVGHISNITIPFTTTTNKVPTLFNTPTTTIEAPTTLNVAPTTITSASSTTNTTVAPIVRTASPTTTTFKAPNTNKTVAPTTTTTKAPNTNKTVAPTTNTNAAPTITTTKAPTTNTTKVPTTSTTAASTTTTTKAPTTSTTAAPTTTTTKAPNTNKTVAPTTTTTEAIQNSPARIGQGLILMKFRMDYKFDQKLTDRTSALFISLAFNVTTMLNVIFSRLYSITYRGCYVESFWNGSIGTDVQLVFSSPSVLPSTDTVVQDLKTGAINMSLNVISSSISATWEEVTTPAPAVTTPAPAVSTVTPAVTTPAPAVSTVTPAVTTSGSSTVAAPSSVLLLLLSLTALYSMLSHSLNPAPHRP; encoded by the exons ATGGCAACCACAGTGTTTGAAGTGCCAG ATGCTGAGCAGACCACGAGTACAACTCCCACAACTGCAAatacagctcccactaccacaattgAAGCTCAGACTACAACAATTGAAGCTCCCATTACCAAtacaactacagctcccactaccacaactacaGCCCCCACTACCACAATTGAAGCTCCCATTTCCAACATAACTACAGCTCGCGCTACCACAATCAAAGCTCCCATTACCACAATTGAAGCTCCCATTTCCAATACAACTACAGCCCCCACTACCACAATTGAAGCTCCCATTACCACAATTGAAGCTCTCACTACAACAATTGAAGCTCCCATTTCCAacacaactacagctcccactactacaattgaagctcccactaccactaaaactacagctcccactaccacaattgAAGCTCCAATTTCCAAtacaactacagctcccactaccacaactgaagctcccactactacaattgaagctcccactaccaccacaactacagccCCTACTACCACAAGTGAAGCTctcactaccaccacaactacagctcccactacaaaaattgaagctcccactaccacaactacagctcccactaccacaattgACTCTCCCATTTCCAacacaactacagctcccactactacaattgaagctcccactaccaccacaactacagccCCTACTACCACAATTGAAGCTCTCACTACCACTACACCTATAGCCCCCACTACCATAACTGAAGCTCcctctaccacaactgaagctctcaCTACAACaattgaagctcccactaccacaactgaagctctcaCTACAACaattgaagctcccactaccactacAACTACAGCCCCCACTACCACAATTGAAGCTCcctctaccacaactgaagctctcactaccacaattgaagctcccactaccacaattgAAGCTCTCACTACAACAATTGAAGCTCCCATTTCCAacacaactacagctcccactaccacaattgAAGCTCCCTCTACCACAATTGAAGCTCTCACTACCACCATTGAAGCTCCCATTTCCAacacaactacagctcccactactacaattGAAGCTCCCATTTCCAACACAACTACAGcccccactaccacaactgaaactcccactaccacaattgAAGCCTCCACTAaaacaactgaagctcccactaacACCAAAACTATAGCCCCCACTACCACaattgaagctcccactaccaacACAGCTACTGCTTCCACTACCACAgttgaagctcccactactacaattgaagctcccactaccactaaaactacagctcccactaccacaattgaagctcccactaccacaattgAAGCTCCTATTTCCAAtacaactacagctcccactaccacaactgaagctcccactactacaattgaagctcccactaccaccacaactacagccCCTACTACCACAATTGAAGCTCCCATTTCCAACACAACTacagcttccactaccacagttgaagctcccactactacaattgaagctcccactaccactaaaactacagctcccactaccacaattgAAGCTCCCATTTCCAAtacaactacagctcccactaccacaactgaagctcccactactacaattgaagctcccactaccaccacaactacagccCCTACTACCACaattgaagctcccactaccacaattgAAGCTCCCATTTCCAAtacaactacagctcccactaccacaactgaagctcccactactacaattgaagctcccactaccaccacaactacagccCCTACTACCACAATTGAAGCTCCCATTTCCAAtacaactacagctcccactaccacaattgaagctcccactaccacaattgaagctccctctaccacaactgaagctctcaCTACAACaattgaagctcccactaccacaattcAAGCTCTCACTACAACAATTCAAGCTCTCACTACCACCATTGAAGCTCCCATTTCCAacacaactacagctcccactaccacaattgAAGCTCCCTCTACCAAACTTGAAGCTCTCACTACCACCATTGAAGCTCCCATTTCCAacacaactacagctcccactactacaattGAAGCTCCCATTTCCAACACAACTACAGcccccactaccacaactgaaactcccactaccacaattgAAGCCTCCACTAaaacaactgaagctcccactaacACCAAAACTATAGCCCCCACTACCACaattgaagctcccactaccaacACAGCTACTGCTTCCACTACCACAgttgaagctcccactactacaattgaagctcccactaccactaaaactacagctcccactaccacaattgaagctcccactaccacaattgAAGCTCCTATTTCCAAtacaactacagctcccactaccacaactgaagctcccactactacaattgaagctcccactaccaccacaactacagccCCTACTACCACAATTGAAGCTCCCATTTCCAACACAACTacagcttccactaccacagttgaagctcccactactacaattgaagctcccactaccactaaaactacagctcccactaccacaattgAAGCTCCCATTTCCAAtacaactacagctcccactaccacaactgaagctcccactactacaattgaagctcccactaccaccacaactacagccCCTACTACCACaattgaagctcccactaccacaattgAAGCTCCCATTTCCAAtacaactacagctcccactaccacaactgaagctcccactactacaattgaagctcccactaccaccacaactacagccCCTACTACCACaattgaagctcccactaccacaattgAAGCTCTCACTACAACAATTGAAGCTCCCATTTCCAACACAACTACAGCCCCCACTACCACAATTGAAGCTCCCTCTaccacaactacagctcccactactacaattGAAGCTCCCATTTCCAacacaactacagctcccactactacaattGAAGCTCCCATTTCCAACACGACTACAGcacccactaccacaactgaaactcccactaccacaattgAAGCCTCCACTAAAACaattgaagctcccactaccaacACAGCTactgctcccactaccacaattcAAGCTCTCACTACAACAATTCAAGCTCTCACTACCACCATTGAAGCTCCCATTTCCAacacaactacagctcccactaccacaattgAAGCTCCCTCTACCAAACTTGAAGCTCTCACTACCACCATTGAAGCTCCCATTTCCAacacaactacagctcccactactacaattGAAGCTCCCATTTCCAACACGACTACAGcacccactaccacaactgaaactcccactaccacaattgAAGCCTCCACTAAAACaattgaagctcccactaccaccaaaACTATAGCCCCCACTACCACaattgaagctcccactaccaacACAGCTACTGCTTCCACTACCACaattgaagctcccactactacaattgaagctcccactaccaccacaactacagccCCTACTACCACAATTGAAGCTCTCACTACCACTATACCTATAGcccccactaccacaactgaagctctcactacaacaactgaagctcccactaccactacAACTACAGCCCCCACTACCACaattgaagctcccactaccacaattgAAGCTCTCACTACAACAATTGAAGCTCCCATTTCCAACACAACTACAGCCCCCACTACCACAATTGAAGCTCCCTCTaccacaactacagctcccactaccacaattgaagctccctctaccacaactacagctcccactactacaattGAAGCTCCCATTTCCAacacaactacagctcccactactacaattGAAGCTCCCATTTCCAACACGACTACAGcacccactaccacaactgaaactcccactaccacaattgAAGCCTCCACTAAAACaattgaagctcccactactacaattgaagctcccactaccactaaAACTACAGCTCTCACTACCACaattgaagctcccactaccacaattgAAGCTCCCATTTCCAATaaaactacagctcccactaccacaactgaagctcccactactacaattgaagctcccactaccaccacaactacagctcccactaccacaattgaagctcccactactacaattGAAGCTCTCACTACAAGaattgaagctcccactaccaccacaactacagctcTCAATACCACAATTTTAGGTCCCACTACCATAATTGAAGtttccactaccaccacaactgcagctcccaatACCACAATTGTAGGTCACATTTCCAACATAACTATACCTTTCACTACCACCACAAATAAAGTTCCCACTCTCTTCAatactcccactaccacaattgaagctcccactactttAAATGTAGCCCCCACTACTATCACTAGTGCAAGTTCCACTACAAACACAACTGTAGCTCCTATAGTCAGAACTgcatctcccactaccaccacattTAAAGCTCCCAATACCAACAAAACTgtagctcccactaccaccacaactaaagCTCCCAATACCAACAAAACTGTAGCTCCCACTACCAACACAAATGCAGCTCCCACTATCACCACAACTAAAGCTCCCACTACCAACACAACTAAAGTTCCCACTACCagtacaactgcagcttccactacaaccacaactaaagctcccactaccagtacaactgcagctcccactacaaccacaactaaAGCTCCCAATACCAACAAAACTgtagctcccactaccaccacaactgaggCAATTCAGAACTCCCCTGCCCGTATTGGACAGGGTTTAATCCTCATGAAGTTCCGAATGGATTATAAATTTGACCAGAAGCTGACAGACCGGACGTCTGCTCTGTTCATCAGCCTGGCGTTCAACGTCACTACAATG CTGAATGTCATCTTCAGCAGACTGTATTCCATTACTTACAGGGGATGTTACGTGGAGAGTTTCTG GAATGGGTCAATAGGGACAGATGTGCAGCTGGTGTTCAGCAGCCCCAGTGTGTTGCCAAGTACCGACACTGTGGTGCAGGATCTAAAGACAGGAGCGATCAACATGTCACTCAATGTGATTTCCAGCAGCATCAGTGCCACAT GGGAAGAGGTCACCACTCCTGCCCCAGCTGTCACCACTCCTGCCCCAGCTGTCTCCACTGTTACCCCAGCTGTCACCACTCCTGCCCCAGCTGTCTCCACTGTTACCCCAGCTGTCACAACTAGTGGAAGCTCTACAGTTGCAGCTCCCAGttcagtgctgctgctgctgctgtccctgACTGCTCTGTACAGCATGCTGAGCCACAGCCTCAACCCCGCACCACACAGACCTTAG